In Zingiber officinale cultivar Zhangliang chromosome 3B, Zo_v1.1, whole genome shotgun sequence, a single window of DNA contains:
- the LOC122055008 gene encoding RING-H2 finger protein ATL40-like — MTFPLVVFCVALPWPVVLLVKTLARIRSFLVVTLAAQSSIPLPPPLPPSLVMAKLPVVQLQASAAGDACAFCLERLQPQDEVRLLANCRHTFHRACTDRWVAKGQAQCCPLCRSYILPPPAAAPSMVVGTLTYVLVEIYTQAREAMETCVHAWRYVWS; from the coding sequence ATGACGTTTCCTCTCGTCGTCTTCTGCGTCGCACTGCCATGGCCGGTGGTGCTGCTGGTCAAGACCCTCGCTCGCATCCGCTCCTTCCTCGTCGTCACCCTCGCCGCACAAAGCTCCATCCCCCTTCCTCCTCCGCTGCCTCCCTCGCTCGTCATGGCCAAACTCCCGGTGGTCCAACTCCAGGCCTCCGCCGCAGGCGACGCCTGCGCCTTCTGCTTGGAGAGGCTGCAGCCGCAGGACGAGGTCCGACTGCTCGCCAACTGCCGCCACACCTTCCACCGCGCCTGCACCGACCGCTGGGTCGCCAAGGGCCAGGCCCAGTGCTGCCCGCTATGCCGGTCATACATTTTGCCCCCTCCAGCTGCAGCGCCATCGATGGTGGTTGGAACGTTAACGTACGTGCTGGTCGAGATATACACGCAAGCTAGGGAAGCGATGGAGACGTGCGTGCATGCATGGCGATATGTATGGAGTTAG